One Echinicola strongylocentroti DNA window includes the following coding sequences:
- a CDS encoding 1-phosphofructokinase family hexose kinase, with the protein MILSVCPNPSIDTYAQLPDFKFGQANRVSWQREFPGGKGVHVAMAIKEWGDASRLLAAWAGHSGKWIKAACEEKGLSTVGPKLPGENRKCYTFLSDNPSLHNTEMMEPGPEMTAEHFDDLTSIFMQELGQASMVVMSGSWPKGSEATAYRKLISLANSNGKKVMLDCSGEQLGHAIEEGVFGLHLNEHEALQFCGTSDVHAAMRKLHEKVDLIALTKGKEGLFLSYLGKLIHANVTVDKVISTVGCGDCLTAGVALGVSKGLSVEEIARYGAAFGAANCLREDLGMIYKADVERLLPQIITKELTYA; encoded by the coding sequence ATGATCCTATCTGTCTGTCCCAACCCTTCGATCGATACATATGCCCAGCTCCCAGATTTTAAGTTTGGCCAAGCGAACAGGGTTTCGTGGCAGCGCGAGTTTCCAGGAGGGAAAGGCGTGCATGTGGCGATGGCAATCAAGGAATGGGGTGATGCCTCCAGATTGTTGGCCGCTTGGGCAGGGCATTCAGGAAAATGGATAAAGGCGGCCTGCGAGGAAAAAGGACTGTCCACTGTCGGCCCCAAACTTCCGGGAGAAAACAGGAAATGTTATACGTTCCTTTCGGACAATCCTTCTCTACATAATACGGAAATGATGGAGCCAGGTCCGGAAATGACTGCGGAGCATTTTGATGACTTGACGTCCATCTTCATGCAAGAACTGGGTCAAGCAAGCATGGTTGTGATGTCGGGGTCTTGGCCAAAAGGATCCGAAGCCACAGCATATAGAAAACTTATCTCTCTAGCGAACTCCAATGGGAAAAAGGTCATGTTGGATTGTAGTGGAGAGCAGCTGGGCCATGCGATCGAGGAGGGAGTGTTTGGGCTTCACCTCAATGAGCACGAAGCATTGCAGTTTTGTGGTACTTCAGATGTACATGCCGCCATGCGGAAGCTGCATGAAAAAGTGGACTTGATCGCATTGACAAAGGGCAAAGAAGGGTTGTTTCTCAGTTATCTGGGTAAATTGATCCACGCCAATGTTACAGTAGACAAAGTGATCAGTACTGTAGGATGCGGTGATTGCCTGACTGCAGGAGTGGCCTTGGGAGTCAGCAAGGGACTGTCAGTAGAGGAAATCGCAAGATATGGTGCTGCTTTTGGTGCTGCCAATTGCCTTAGAGAAGATCTAGGGATGATTTATAAAGCCGATGTGGAGCGATTGCTCCCTCAGATAATTACTAAAGAATTGACTTATGCATAA
- a CDS encoding Gfo/Idh/MocA family protein: MSNNRRDFLKLSGLAGMGLVGAGMSGFTQPQLDEVLRQSKRKNNQRFNMSGYGAPKLDTVRAGFIGLGMRGPGHVERMSKIKGVEIKAICDLVPEKVDKVKEMLKDSPHDPDTYSGSAYAWKKMVDRDDLDIVFILTPWEWHVPMAVYAMESDKHVAIEVPAAKTLEECWELVETSERTKKHCMMMENCCYDFFEMMTLNMARDGFFGDVIHGEGAYLHDLLGLNFKKDGGYEDMWRLKENAYRNGNLYATHGLGPICQIMDINRGDQMDYLTSLSSNDFMMQQHAQELAEEDDFFASYANMQFRGNMNTTMVKTKKGKSIMIQHDVTSPRPYSRIHLVSGTKGIARKWPKQGVATGHRWFSDEQMTELEEKYTPEITKKVGEMAKKIGGHGGMDFMMTWRLVDCLRNGLPLDQDVYDAALWSAFSPLSEWSVANKATSIDVPDFTGGSWKTNAPVSITLEGGGNTGVRI, encoded by the coding sequence ATGAGCAATAATAGAAGAGATTTTCTTAAGCTATCCGGGCTTGCAGGTATGGGGTTGGTAGGAGCTGGCATGAGCGGGTTTACCCAGCCACAGTTGGACGAAGTGTTGAGACAGAGCAAAAGAAAGAATAACCAGCGGTTCAATATGTCGGGCTACGGTGCCCCAAAACTGGACACGGTACGAGCAGGTTTTATTGGCCTGGGAATGCGTGGCCCTGGTCATGTGGAGCGGATGAGTAAAATAAAAGGCGTAGAGATCAAGGCCATTTGTGACTTGGTGCCGGAGAAAGTGGACAAGGTAAAGGAAATGCTGAAGGATTCTCCTCATGACCCTGACACCTATTCTGGTTCTGCCTATGCTTGGAAGAAGATGGTAGACCGTGATGACCTGGACATTGTTTTTATCCTCACCCCTTGGGAATGGCACGTGCCGATGGCCGTGTATGCGATGGAATCAGACAAGCACGTGGCTATCGAGGTGCCTGCTGCCAAGACGCTAGAGGAGTGCTGGGAGCTGGTGGAGACCTCCGAACGTACCAAAAAGCACTGCATGATGATGGAGAATTGCTGCTACGATTTCTTCGAAATGATGACGCTCAATATGGCCAGAGATGGCTTCTTTGGAGATGTGATCCACGGAGAAGGTGCTTATCTGCACGATCTGCTGGGGCTGAACTTCAAGAAAGACGGCGGTTACGAAGACATGTGGAGGCTTAAGGAAAATGCCTACAGAAACGGCAACCTTTATGCGACACACGGCTTAGGCCCAATTTGCCAAATCATGGACATCAACAGGGGCGATCAAATGGATTACCTGACCTCACTGTCCAGTAATGACTTCATGATGCAGCAACACGCCCAAGAACTGGCAGAGGAGGATGATTTCTTTGCTTCTTATGCCAATATGCAATTCCGTGGTAACATGAACACTACCATGGTGAAAACCAAAAAAGGCAAGTCTATCATGATCCAGCACGATGTGACTTCCCCAAGGCCTTACTCAAGGATCCACTTGGTGAGCGGTACCAAAGGCATCGCCAGAAAGTGGCCTAAGCAAGGTGTGGCGACGGGTCACCGTTGGTTCTCTGATGAGCAGATGACTGAATTGGAAGAGAAATATACCCCGGAGATCACCAAGAAAGTCGGCGAAATGGCCAAGAAGATCGGTGGACACGGTGGCATGGACTTTATGATGACCTGGAGACTGGTAGATTGCTTGAGGAATGGCTTGCCATTGGATCAGGATGTATATGATGCGGCGCTTTGGAGTGCTTTTTCTCCCTTGTCCGAATGGTCTGTCGCCAATAAGGCTACTTCTATCGATGTACCAGACTTTACCGGAGGTTCTTGGAAAACCAATGCACCGGTGAGTATTACCCTTGAAGGTGGAGGGAACACTGGCGTGAGGATATAA
- a CDS encoding class II fructose-bisphosphate aldolase gives MKLKQKLQELTEQKRGLLATNFYNLETLQGVLNAASALNEPVILQLTQSSIDYMGLHTAVSMGRAALEEYGVEGWIHLDHGGSVDLAQACLDAGFDSVMIDGSELPFEENVKITQEVVKRAHKYGANVEAELGYVAKLGQSHEHQGFTTAEEAKTFVEETQVDALAISIGTAHGFYKQEPKLQFDLLSEIAAVTPATLVLHGSSGVPEEQLREAISRGICKVNLATEIKNIFMKTLQELLLKNEEIDLRKVFPKATKEVTDLVSYKLDIMKNDKK, from the coding sequence ATGAAGTTAAAGCAAAAATTACAGGAACTTACCGAACAGAAGCGTGGACTGCTGGCCACCAATTTCTATAACTTAGAAACCCTTCAAGGGGTGTTGAATGCGGCATCAGCCTTGAATGAGCCCGTCATTTTGCAATTGACCCAAAGCTCGATCGACTATATGGGGCTCCATACCGCAGTGTCCATGGGGCGTGCAGCATTGGAGGAATATGGCGTGGAAGGCTGGATCCACCTGGATCATGGAGGAAGCGTGGATTTGGCACAGGCGTGCTTGGACGCTGGATTTGACTCCGTGATGATCGATGGGAGTGAGCTGCCTTTTGAAGAAAACGTAAAGATCACCCAAGAAGTGGTAAAAAGAGCACACAAATATGGGGCAAACGTGGAGGCTGAATTGGGCTATGTGGCCAAGCTGGGACAGTCCCACGAGCATCAGGGATTCACCACAGCCGAGGAGGCCAAGACTTTCGTGGAGGAGACTCAAGTAGATGCATTGGCAATTTCCATTGGTACGGCACATGGGTTTTATAAACAAGAGCCTAAATTGCAGTTTGATTTGTTAAGTGAAATAGCTGCTGTGACTCCTGCGACCTTGGTGCTCCATGGCAGCTCAGGAGTTCCTGAAGAGCAGTTGCGAGAAGCAATCAGCCGAGGTATCTGCAAAGTCAACTTGGCTACAGAAATCAAAAATATATTCATGAAGACTTTGCAAGAATTGCTCCTTAAAAATGAGGAAATCGACCTCCGAAAAGTCTTCCCAAAAGCCACCAAAGAAGTGACCGACTTGGTGAGTTATAAGTTGGATATAATGAAAAATGACAAAAAATGA
- a CDS encoding amidohydrolase family protein: MIRPFIDAHVHLNTHSIEKMEKALEYGASFLSINTEIPFFDSIEGQQEVLKQLDSQYPNRIKFVTSFSTEGINEQGWANKAIEQIKRGLEIGASGVKIWKNIGMDLKDSQGQFIMIDDERVKPILDYLEQNDILLIGHQGEPKNCWLPLEEMTVDSDRNYFSGHPEYHMYLHPEYPSYQEQMDARDRILERHPKLQFVGLHLLSMEWSIDEVATRLDNYPNLLTDVAERVCHLQLQAKDRWEDVRDFIIKYQDRIMYGTDVIDDGSFGDQGVADRFEQLWNFHWDFFATDKELEAPEFSGKFRGLNLPEEVLQKLFYTNAARVYGFE; encoded by the coding sequence ATGATTCGTCCATTTATAGACGCACACGTACATTTAAACACCCATTCTATCGAAAAAATGGAGAAAGCGCTGGAGTATGGCGCTTCCTTTCTTTCGATCAATACAGAGATACCTTTTTTTGATTCCATTGAGGGACAGCAAGAGGTGCTCAAACAGCTGGATAGCCAATATCCCAACCGTATAAAATTCGTAACGTCCTTTTCTACTGAAGGGATAAATGAGCAAGGTTGGGCAAATAAAGCCATTGAACAGATAAAGCGTGGCTTGGAAATAGGGGCTTCAGGCGTGAAGATATGGAAGAATATTGGCATGGACCTGAAGGACAGCCAAGGTCAGTTTATCATGATAGATGATGAGCGGGTCAAACCCATTCTGGATTATCTTGAACAAAATGACATCTTGCTGATCGGGCATCAGGGGGAGCCAAAAAACTGCTGGCTTCCTTTGGAAGAAATGACCGTAGATTCTGACCGAAATTACTTTAGTGGCCATCCCGAATACCATATGTACCTGCACCCGGAGTATCCTTCGTATCAGGAGCAAATGGATGCACGGGATAGGATTTTGGAGCGCCATCCAAAACTTCAATTCGTAGGCTTACATTTGCTGAGCATGGAATGGAGTATCGATGAAGTAGCCACAAGACTGGATAACTATCCGAATCTTCTGACCGATGTGGCCGAGAGGGTTTGCCATTTGCAGTTACAGGCCAAAGATCGCTGGGAGGATGTACGGGATTTCATCATCAAGTACCAGGACAGGATCATGTACGGTACCGATGTGATCGATGACGGTTCTTTTGGTGATCAGGGAGTGGCGGACCGGTTTGAGCAATTGTGGAATTTTCACTGGGACTTCTTTGCTACCGATAAGGAGCTGGAAGCACCCGAGTTTTCCGGTAAGTTTCGGGGCTTAAATTTGCCTGAAGAAGTATTACAGAAACTATTCTATACCAATGCGGCCAGGGTTTATGGTTTTGAATGA
- a CDS encoding SIS domain-containing protein, which yields MIQTTYLTLDGDKAEEVGAFHTAKEIAGQPELWRQVFAQIESEKTDIQTFLAPILAKKNARLILTGAGSSAFIGESAQGVVQQFTGVHTQAIATTDLVTHPALFFLEDAPTVLVSFARSGNSPESVETVKLADEYCGEIYHLIITCNPDGQLAAYANDCEGNCYALVLPESANDNSLAMTGSFTSMLLAVLLVAGIDQLEELKADFDDAVQTATNILTSKLEEFEELAKLDFERVIFLGSGPMLGIARECHLKLQELTDGQVVCKHDSFLGFRHGPRAVANEDAIVVYLFSKDPHVVRYETDLATSIGQDKRGIKTISFAAEQTEGYHSVMDVPAVGKGEVAVFNVLPATMMGQLLGFYKCLQLGLKPDNPSVSGAISRVVQGVVIYNKEK from the coding sequence ATGATACAAACGACTTATTTGACCTTGGATGGAGACAAAGCCGAAGAGGTGGGTGCATTCCACACAGCCAAGGAGATCGCGGGACAACCCGAACTATGGCGACAAGTGTTTGCGCAAATTGAAAGTGAAAAGACCGACATCCAGACTTTTTTGGCTCCGATTTTAGCAAAAAAGAATGCTAGGCTTATTCTTACAGGAGCTGGGTCTTCTGCTTTTATAGGCGAGTCTGCCCAGGGAGTGGTGCAGCAATTTACCGGTGTTCACACTCAGGCAATTGCCACAACTGACCTGGTAACCCATCCAGCGTTGTTTTTTCTTGAAGATGCGCCAACGGTGTTGGTGTCTTTTGCCCGTTCTGGAAATAGCCCAGAAAGTGTAGAGACCGTTAAGCTGGCTGATGAGTACTGTGGTGAGATTTATCACTTGATCATCACTTGTAACCCTGATGGGCAACTAGCCGCTTATGCCAATGATTGCGAGGGGAATTGCTATGCGTTGGTATTGCCTGAAAGCGCAAATGATAATAGCCTTGCCATGACGGGAAGTTTTACTTCCATGTTGCTGGCGGTTTTATTGGTAGCCGGTATCGACCAGTTGGAGGAACTGAAGGCGGATTTTGATGATGCTGTCCAGACGGCCACAAATATCCTGACCTCAAAGCTTGAGGAGTTTGAAGAGTTGGCAAAACTGGATTTTGAAAGGGTGATTTTCTTGGGCTCAGGTCCTATGTTGGGAATTGCGCGGGAATGTCACCTGAAATTGCAGGAGTTGACCGATGGACAGGTAGTATGCAAGCACGATTCTTTTCTGGGCTTTAGGCATGGCCCTCGTGCAGTAGCCAATGAAGATGCTATTGTTGTTTACTTATTCTCCAAAGATCCTCATGTGGTCCGTTACGAAACGGATTTGGCGACGAGCATTGGTCAAGATAAGAGAGGTATAAAAACCATTAGCTTTGCTGCAGAGCAAACGGAGGGGTATCATTCGGTCATGGATGTTCCCGCTGTAGGAAAGGGAGAGGTGGCCGTTTTTAATGTGCTTCCTGCTACGATGATGGGGCAACTATTGGGCTTTTACAAATGCCTACAATTGGGGCTTAAACCGGACAATCCTTCTGTAAGTGGAGCCATCAGCAGAGTGGTGCAAGGAGTGGTTATTTATAACAAAGAAAAATAA
- a CDS encoding carbohydrate kinase family protein, with amino-acid sequence MHKRDLLVVGELNIDLILNQIQGFPEMGSEKVAQKMDVVLGSSSAIFASNIATLGVETAFCGKVGKDDFGEMVRETLDKKQVDTSYISSSDELKTGLTVVMNYDQDRANVTYCGAMEALTINDIPWEKAGEFKHFHLSNYFLQKGIQEDITAIFQRAKQSGMTTSLDLQVDPDDHWGFDYKKCLPYVDIFLPNEAELLSLTGKESVEEALEEVTPYVNTVALKMGMKGGLVYEKGHVTEVKAFVNDRFVDAIGAGDSFNAGFICKYLQGADWEACLRFANLTGALNTTAAGGTGAFVSLDAVKQRAKSQFDQEI; translated from the coding sequence ATGCATAAAAGGGATTTGCTAGTTGTCGGTGAGTTGAATATTGATTTGATTCTAAACCAAATTCAAGGATTTCCTGAAATGGGCAGCGAAAAGGTGGCCCAAAAGATGGATGTGGTGTTGGGGAGTTCATCGGCAATTTTTGCTTCAAATATTGCCACATTGGGAGTGGAGACGGCTTTTTGTGGCAAGGTAGGGAAGGATGATTTTGGAGAGATGGTGCGGGAGACGTTGGACAAAAAGCAGGTGGATACTTCCTATATCTCCTCTTCTGATGAGTTAAAGACCGGCCTTACAGTGGTCATGAATTATGATCAGGACCGTGCAAATGTCACCTATTGTGGGGCAATGGAAGCATTGACCATAAATGATATTCCTTGGGAAAAAGCAGGAGAATTCAAACATTTTCATCTTTCCAATTATTTTCTCCAGAAAGGAATCCAAGAAGATATTACCGCCATTTTTCAGCGAGCAAAACAGTCAGGGATGACTACCTCGCTGGACTTGCAGGTGGACCCTGATGACCACTGGGGTTTTGACTATAAAAAGTGCCTCCCTTATGTGGATATCTTCCTGCCAAACGAAGCTGAATTATTGTCCCTAACCGGAAAAGAATCGGTAGAAGAAGCCCTTGAAGAGGTAACACCTTATGTCAATACAGTGGCCTTGAAAATGGGCATGAAAGGTGGTCTGGTGTACGAAAAAGGTCATGTCACGGAGGTGAAGGCCTTTGTGAACGACCGGTTTGTGGATGCCATTGGTGCGGGAGACAGCTTTAATGCAGGGTTTATTTGTAAATATCTCCAAGGGGCCGATTGGGAAGCATGCCTTCGCTTTGCCAATCTCACAGGGGCGCTTAATACAACGGCAGCAGGTGGTACAGGAGCTTTTGTCTCACTGGATGCTGTAAAACAACGGGCCAAGTCCCAATTTGATCAAGAAATCTAA
- the guaA gene encoding glutamine-hydrolyzing GMP synthase has protein sequence MAEQILILDFGSQYTQLIARRVRELDVYCEIHPYNNIPEITPDIKGVILSGSPCSVRDEGSPDVDLEQFRGKLPLLGVCYGSQLLAQKYGGNVAPSEIREYGRANLNFIDKHNDLFHEVSHGSQVWMSHGDTIKDLPDGWEVISSTASVKVAAFKVPEEQTFGIQFHPEVTHSEEGKNVLRNFVVQICACSQDWTSDVFIDATIDELKEKIGKDKVVMGLSGGVDSSVAATLIHRAIGDNLTCVFVDNGLLRKNEYEEVLDSYKHLGLNVIGVDSKQRFYDALSGKSDPEEKRKAIGNTFIEVFDDEAHKIQGVKWLGQGTIYPDVIESVSVNGPSATIKSHHNVGGLPDFMKLKVVEPLNTLFKDGVREVGRALQIPENIIGRHPFPGPGLAIRILGDVTPDKVAILQEVDHIFIQGLKDDKLYDEVWQAGAILLPVQSVGVMGDERTYEQVVALRAVTSVDGMTADWVHLPYEFLGKISNEIINKVKGVNRVVYDISSKPPATIEWE, from the coding sequence ATGGCAGAACAGATACTTATCCTAGACTTTGGATCCCAGTACACACAGCTTATTGCCAGAAGAGTAAGAGAACTCGATGTGTACTGTGAAATCCACCCTTATAATAACATCCCAGAAATCACACCCGACATCAAAGGCGTGATCCTATCGGGCAGCCCCTGCTCGGTGAGGGATGAAGGCTCTCCAGATGTAGACCTTGAGCAGTTCAGAGGTAAATTGCCCCTTTTGGGCGTTTGCTACGGATCCCAATTGCTCGCCCAGAAGTATGGCGGCAATGTGGCGCCTTCCGAAATTAGGGAATACGGCCGGGCCAACCTGAATTTTATCGACAAGCACAATGATTTGTTTCATGAAGTCTCCCATGGCTCCCAAGTGTGGATGTCGCATGGTGATACGATCAAGGACCTTCCGGATGGCTGGGAAGTGATTTCCAGTACCGCTTCTGTAAAGGTGGCGGCATTTAAGGTGCCTGAAGAGCAGACCTTTGGTATCCAGTTTCACCCAGAAGTGACCCATTCCGAAGAGGGCAAAAATGTGCTGAGAAACTTCGTCGTGCAGATTTGTGCATGTAGTCAAGATTGGACTTCGGATGTGTTTATAGATGCCACGATCGATGAGCTGAAGGAGAAGATTGGCAAGGATAAGGTGGTCATGGGACTGTCTGGAGGGGTGGACTCTTCGGTAGCGGCCACCCTGATCCACAGGGCCATCGGGGATAACCTGACCTGTGTGTTTGTGGACAATGGTCTATTGCGGAAGAATGAATATGAAGAAGTCCTTGATTCTTACAAACATCTAGGACTGAATGTGATCGGTGTGGATTCGAAGCAGCGTTTTTATGATGCTTTGTCTGGCAAAAGTGACCCTGAGGAAAAAAGAAAGGCGATCGGAAATACGTTTATCGAAGTGTTTGACGACGAGGCGCATAAGATACAAGGTGTAAAATGGCTCGGCCAGGGGACGATCTATCCAGATGTCATCGAATCCGTTTCTGTGAATGGGCCTTCTGCCACGATCAAGTCCCACCATAATGTGGGGGGATTGCCTGATTTTATGAAACTAAAAGTGGTGGAGCCGCTGAATACCTTGTTTAAGGACGGGGTGAGAGAAGTTGGCCGTGCATTGCAGATTCCTGAGAATATCATTGGAAGGCATCCATTCCCTGGGCCAGGATTGGCGATACGGATTTTGGGAGACGTTACCCCAGATAAGGTGGCCATTCTACAGGAAGTGGATCATATCTTTATCCAAGGACTGAAAGACGACAAACTCTATGATGAGGTTTGGCAAGCGGGAGCGATACTGCTGCCGGTCCAGTCTGTAGGTGTGATGGGTGATGAGCGGACCTATGAGCAAGTGGTGGCGCTGAGAGCAGTGACTTCTGTGGATGGCATGACTGCTGACTGGGTGCACTTGCCCTACGAGTTTTTGGGAAAAATATCCAATGAAATTATCAATAAGGTAAAAGGAGTCAATAGAGTGGTGTATGACATCAGCTCTAAGCCGCCCGCGACCATCGAGTGGGAATAA
- the hemL gene encoding glutamate-1-semialdehyde 2,1-aminomutase, with protein MDIKNSKALFSNAQNFIPGGVNSPVRAFKAVGGDPLFIKRAEGAYLYDEDDNRYIELINSWGPMILGHNHPEIKEAVIKAVEMGTSFGTPTAKEVDIAEIITKMVPSVEKVRMVNSGTEATMSAIRLARGYTGRDKFIKFSGNYHGHGDSFLIAAGSGAITMGEPNSPGVTTGTAKDTLLAPYNDLVAVKELVDANKDEIAAIILEPVPGNMGLVLPEEGFLEGLRKLCDEEGIVLIFDEVMTGFRLAQGGAQEVFGVTPDLTTMGKIIGGGMPVGAYGGKKEIMDYVSPVGPVYQAGTLSGNPVAMAAGMAMLNYLYKHPEIYDGLEKTGGKLVAGVRATLQKMGLDYSTTHLGSMYSLFFTSEKVTDFETAMSSDTALFGKYFQAMLKRGVYLPPSQFESLFLSTALTEEHIAQIIDANEGALKEIL; from the coding sequence ATGGACATCAAGAATAGTAAAGCGCTTTTTTCCAATGCACAGAATTTTATTCCCGGAGGAGTCAATTCTCCTGTAAGGGCTTTTAAGGCCGTGGGAGGAGATCCGTTGTTTATCAAAAGAGCAGAGGGCGCCTATCTGTACGATGAAGATGATAACCGCTACATTGAATTGATCAACAGTTGGGGGCCAATGATCTTGGGGCATAACCATCCGGAGATCAAGGAGGCTGTTATTAAGGCCGTCGAGATGGGGACATCCTTTGGCACCCCTACTGCTAAAGAAGTAGATATTGCTGAAATCATCACCAAGATGGTCCCTTCTGTAGAAAAGGTGAGAATGGTGAATAGTGGCACAGAGGCCACGATGTCAGCTATAAGACTGGCCAGAGGGTATACTGGACGAGATAAGTTCATTAAGTTTTCGGGGAATTATCATGGTCATGGAGATTCATTTTTGATAGCAGCGGGTTCAGGGGCTATTACCATGGGTGAGCCCAATTCGCCCGGAGTGACCACAGGAACTGCTAAAGACACCCTTCTGGCTCCTTACAATGACCTTGTAGCCGTGAAGGAGCTGGTAGATGCCAACAAAGACGAAATAGCGGCCATTATCCTAGAACCAGTACCCGGAAATATGGGGTTGGTATTGCCCGAGGAGGGTTTTCTGGAAGGATTAAGAAAGTTGTGTGATGAAGAAGGGATCGTGTTGATTTTTGATGAGGTGATGACTGGCTTCCGACTAGCGCAAGGGGGCGCCCAAGAGGTCTTCGGTGTCACGCCGGACTTGACCACAATGGGAAAAATCATTGGCGGTGGTATGCCCGTGGGGGCTTATGGTGGAAAAAAAGAAATCATGGACTATGTCTCTCCTGTAGGACCGGTGTACCAAGCAGGAACATTGTCAGGTAATCCTGTGGCCATGGCAGCTGGAATGGCTATGTTAAATTACCTTTACAAGCACCCTGAAATCTATGATGGATTGGAAAAAACCGGTGGGAAATTGGTTGCAGGTGTAAGAGCTACTTTACAAAAGATGGGGCTGGACTATTCGACGACACATCTTGGGAGTATGTACAGTCTGTTTTTTACCTCTGAGAAAGTAACTGATTTCGAAACCGCAATGTCTTCAGATACAGCCCTGTTTGGTAAGTATTTCCAAGCCATGCTAAAACGAGGGGTTTATCTTCCTCCATCGCAGTTCGAAAGCCTCTTTTTGAGTACGGCGTTGACCGAAGAACATATTGCCCAGATCATTGATGCCAATGAGGGCGCATTAAAAGAAATTTTGTAA
- a CDS encoding ABC transporter substrate-binding protein, translating into MKKINILLLLALMCIGSLKAQETGTGYRSAVRLIDSGQPAEALDQLRPYLDYTNYGKLSLYAHFHFARAAFKNKQYQLAKATLEQLVTDYNWEQEDEALYLLGTTEFALNQAYDGLNAIGKIKRESLREEGYRASYDYLSNNATVSLLVAHYTSFKANKGYDLALKEKLLQQSSLTSNEKKLLSELESMNLEGQEGTGGSMEKVENDVLDVAIILPFNYQGGSGVNNLEGGNFVFELYQGLDMAIKDAERSGAAINVKTFDTERNDGVVKKILSDPYFRMADVIVGPIYPEETALVADFADKHQIPFINPLSNIKENFGDTKYAYLFRPSTEVIVEKLLDYSRRHVTGNRIALAYSGSSRDELMARQFAAEASKRGYRVVFNEKVGSNSIRDFLSNVGLKPGETSRADQIVIFSDDPYIASPTLSLMESLSTSTPVFVLDSWLYFNFANFEMLDGTDLNYIGNNTVNFGKEITEDFRFRFFEKYSSYPGANAYIGFDLMNWVAGTVNSRKGFDFGKNLDRQGEVKSGLGFGLDFRNSQSNQYVPVLKLNEGKIEEIK; encoded by the coding sequence ATGAAAAAAATAAACATTCTTTTACTGCTTGCCTTGATGTGTATCGGGTCGTTAAAAGCACAGGAGACAGGGACAGGTTACCGTTCGGCAGTGCGGTTGATTGACAGTGGACAGCCTGCTGAGGCCTTGGACCAGCTTCGGCCTTATTTGGACTATACTAATTACGGGAAGCTGTCACTCTACGCTCATTTTCATTTTGCACGAGCGGCCTTCAAAAATAAGCAGTACCAGCTGGCCAAAGCAACATTGGAGCAGCTAGTGACCGATTACAATTGGGAGCAGGAAGACGAAGCATTGTATCTTTTGGGCACGACCGAATTTGCCCTTAACCAGGCTTATGATGGACTGAATGCGATCGGTAAGATCAAAAGGGAGTCGCTGCGTGAAGAGGGGTATAGAGCAAGCTATGACTACCTGAGCAATAATGCTACAGTCAGTCTCTTGGTGGCTCACTATACCTCTTTCAAAGCCAATAAAGGCTATGATCTAGCCCTCAAAGAAAAATTGCTACAGCAATCTTCGCTCACTTCCAATGAAAAAAAGCTGCTATCAGAACTAGAAAGTATGAACTTGGAGGGCCAAGAAGGCACAGGAGGAAGCATGGAAAAGGTGGAGAATGATGTGTTGGATGTAGCCATCATCCTTCCGTTTAATTACCAAGGGGGAAGCGGAGTGAACAATCTAGAAGGAGGGAATTTTGTTTTTGAACTCTACCAAGGTTTGGACATGGCTATCAAGGACGCAGAACGAAGTGGAGCGGCCATTAATGTGAAGACATTTGATACGGAAAGAAATGATGGGGTGGTGAAGAAGATACTTTCGGATCCTTATTTTAGAATGGCTGATGTGATCGTCGGTCCGATCTATCCCGAAGAAACAGCCTTGGTGGCCGATTTTGCCGATAAACACCAGATCCCATTTATCAATCCCCTTTCCAATATCAAGGAGAATTTTGGCGATACCAAGTATGCATACCTCTTTAGGCCATCTACGGAAGTGATAGTGGAGAAGTTGCTGGATTATAGTCGGCGGCATGTGACCGGAAATCGAATTGCCTTGGCGTATAGCGGTTCCTCACGTGATGAGCTAATGGCCAGACAGTTTGCGGCTGAGGCTTCCAAGAGAGGATATAGGGTGGTGTTCAATGAGAAAGTTGGTTCCAATAGTATCAGGGATTTTCTTTCCAATGTAGGGTTGAAACCTGGTGAGACGTCAAGAGCTGACCAGATTGTGATATTTTCCGATGATCCCTATATCGCCTCACCTACCTTGTCCTTAATGGAGTCGCTCAGTACGAGCACACCCGTCTTTGTCTTGGACAGTTGGCTATATTTTAATTTTGCAAACTTTGAGATGCTGGATGGTACGGACTTGAATTATATCGGGAACAATACCGTGAACTTTGGCAAGGAAATAACTGAAGATTTTAGGTTTCGTTTTTTCGAAAAGTACAGTAGTTACCCAGGGGCCAATGCTTATATTGGGTTTGACCTGATGAACTGGGTGGCAGGAACGGTCAATTCCAGAAAGGGATTTGATTTTGGAAAAAACCTCGATCGACAAGGAGAGGTGAAATCCGGTTTGGGTTTTGGATTGGACTTCAGGAATAGTCAGTCCAATCAATACGTGCCAGTGCTAAAGCTTAATGAAGGTAAAATAGAAGAAATCAAATAA